A window from Gossypium raimondii isolate GPD5lz chromosome 7, ASM2569854v1, whole genome shotgun sequence encodes these proteins:
- the LOC105791238 gene encoding serine/threonine-protein kinase SRK2G, with the protein MEKYEVVKDLGAGNFGVAQLLRHKDTKELVAMKYIERGHKIDENVAREIINHKSLRHPNIIRFKEVVLTPTHLAIVMEYAAGGELFDRICSAGRFSENEVRHRLRKDHGIEGGIPVVLSLEKPKAKLLPFSGQSGEEDNPSDYQVRMLASYFCSFKVLCLLT; encoded by the exons ATGGAGAAATATGAGGTGGTCAAAGATTTGGGAGCCGGCAATTTTGGGGTTGCTCAACTTCTCAGACACAAGGATACCAAGGAGCTTGTTGCTATGAAATATATTGAGAGAGGTcacaag ATAGATGAGAATGTGGCAAGAGAGATTATCAATCACAAATCTCTTAGACACCCTAATATAATCCGGTTCAAGGAG GTGGTTTTGACGCCTACCCATTTAGCAATTGTGATGGAGTATGCTGCTGGTGGTGAGCTCTTTGATCGGATTTGCAGTGCTGGTAGATTCAGTGAAAATGAG GTGAGACACCGTTTAAGGAAAGATCATGGGATTGAGGGTGGAATTCCTGTTGTTTTATCTTTAGAGAAACCTAAAGCTAAGCTGCTTCCTTTTAGTGGACAAAGTGGTGAGGAAGACAACCCTTCAGATTATCAAGTGAGGATGCTTGCTTCTTACTTTTGCAGTTTTAAAGTACTCTGTTTGCTCACCTAA